In a single window of the Ruminococcus albus 7 = DSM 20455 genome:
- a CDS encoding class I SAM-dependent rRNA methyltransferase, whose protein sequence is MKQQRSFPAFKVSKRCENRLKGGHPWVYDNEIEVSDEGVENGCIADVLSPKGSYLGSGLVSLNSKIRVRILSDNANETFGESFFRRRIRYALDHRKTVMGDDISACRLVHGESDGLPGLTVDRYNDILSVQVLSYGMEQRKDMLYRLLTEELAADGVTLRGIMERNDVAIRELEGLEQGKGWYRADFLPTPPETPVTEICENGIYYKVDVENGQKTGFFLDQKYNRLAAAKLAKGKKVLDCFTHTGSFALNAAFGGAAHVTAVDVSQFAVDTAKANAERNGLSDKMDFVCGDVFDLLPKLTEEKAGYDFIILDPPAFTKSRKTVNSAERGYKEINYRAMKMLPRGGYLATCSCSHFMTNELFVKMLMSAAHDAGFQLKLVEARQQAPDHPILMNVPETDYLKFYLFQVV, encoded by the coding sequence ATGAAGCAGCAGAGGAGCTTTCCTGCTTTCAAAGTCAGCAAAAGGTGCGAAAACAGGCTGAAAGGCGGACACCCATGGGTGTATGACAACGAGATAGAGGTATCTGACGAGGGTGTGGAGAACGGCTGTATAGCCGATGTTCTGTCACCTAAGGGGAGCTATCTGGGTTCGGGACTTGTGAGCCTGAACAGCAAGATAAGGGTGAGGATACTCTCGGATAATGCCAATGAAACTTTTGGTGAAAGCTTCTTCCGCCGCAGGATAAGGTATGCGCTCGACCACAGAAAGACGGTCATGGGCGATGATATCTCTGCGTGTCGTCTGGTACACGGTGAATCCGACGGTCTGCCGGGACTGACTGTTGACCGCTATAATGACATACTCTCGGTACAGGTGCTGAGCTATGGCATGGAGCAGAGAAAGGATATGCTGTACCGCCTGCTGACGGAGGAGCTTGCCGCTGACGGCGTTACACTCCGCGGAATAATGGAGCGCAACGATGTGGCTATACGTGAGCTTGAAGGTCTTGAGCAGGGAAAGGGCTGGTACAGGGCTGACTTCCTTCCCACACCGCCCGAAACACCTGTTACTGAGATATGCGAGAACGGCATATATTACAAGGTGGATGTTGAGAACGGTCAGAAGACAGGATTCTTCCTCGATCAGAAGTACAACCGTCTGGCGGCGGCAAAGCTTGCTAAGGGCAAGAAGGTGCTGGACTGCTTCACACATACGGGTTCATTCGCGCTGAATGCGGCTTTCGGCGGTGCGGCACACGTCACGGCTGTGGACGTATCTCAGTTTGCGGTGGATACAGCAAAGGCAAATGCCGAGAGGAATGGACTGTCCGATAAAATGGACTTCGTGTGCGGCGATGTGTTTGATCTTCTTCCCAAGCTGACAGAGGAAAAGGCGGGATACGATTTCATAATCCTCGATCCGCCTGCATTCACCAAGAGCCGTAAGACCGTGAATTCCGCTGAAAGGGGCTACAAGGAGATAAACTACCGCGCCATGAAGATGCTGCCGCGCGGAGGATATCTCGCCACCTGTTCGTGCTCGCATTTTATGACGAATGAGCTGTTTGTGAAGATGCTTATGAGCGCTGCCCATGATGCAGGTTTTCAGCTGAAGCTGGTAGAAGCAAGGCAGCAGGCACCCGACCACCCTATACTCATGAATGTGCCCGAAACTGATTATCTGAAATTCTATCTGTTCCAGGTAGTGTGA